A genomic stretch from Moraxella nasicaprae includes:
- a CDS encoding helix-turn-helix domain-containing protein, translating to MSNDFDKTMKQSTALAILKTGQNVFLTGQAGAGKTYVLNQYINYLKARQVPIAITASTGIAATHMGGVTIHSWSGIGIQNDIEKINLSRLKEKDGFVDKLKNTRVLIVDEISMLHLKQVDTIDAVLRHFIDPNLPFGGLQVVFSGDFFQLPPVGEKGETSKEKYAFMSKAWIDCNFQICYLSEQHRQDDSRANQDELSLTDILNQIRSQTVSWAAIDRLKATQNNQVQAHRTRLYTHNIDVDRINDDELVTLSGKSVCFKAVVSGDKALIEMLLKGVRAPQELTLKVGAKVMFVKNMPNLGVYNGTMGVVAYFVGAGGQKYDGSSDIPASAYPVVRLNNGGEVNATPEDWTIEDADGGVLASLSQVPLCLAWAITIHKSQGMTLDAAEIDLSKTFEMGQGYVALSRLKSLDGLKLLGLNTKSLLLDEWVQRVDRRLLELSDEQEQQFLALDDKTVTDIHQAFIKVCGGLDDVKKISLNEQIIVKQTHQKRQQEQQHHDGFHDGVRETLSLVKEGLSISQIAQKRAYAESTIIGHLDKIVAKMPQLDYSAIRPEQSIVDAVKEAFEKLDAQGEFIEGIRLRPIFEELREVYSYNQIRLALVFIDKSSQQADKEG from the coding sequence ATTTCAAATGATTTTGATAAAACTATGAAACAATCAACCGCATTGGCAATCCTAAAAACAGGGCAGAATGTTTTTTTGACAGGGCAGGCAGGGGCAGGCAAAACCTATGTGCTAAATCAGTACATCAATTATCTAAAAGCACGCCAAGTTCCGATTGCCATTACTGCCAGCACAGGCATTGCTGCTACACACATGGGCGGTGTAACGATTCATTCGTGGTCAGGCATCGGTATTCAAAATGACATTGAAAAAATCAATTTATCAAGACTAAAAGAGAAAGATGGTTTTGTTGATAAACTCAAAAATACCAGAGTGCTGATTGTCGATGAAATCTCAATGCTTCATCTCAAACAAGTTGATACCATCGATGCGGTTTTGCGACATTTTATTGACCCAAACTTACCATTTGGTGGTTTGCAAGTGGTGTTTTCTGGTGACTTTTTTCAGTTGCCACCTGTGGGCGAAAAAGGCGAGACTTCCAAAGAAAAATACGCTTTTATGTCTAAGGCGTGGATTGACTGCAATTTTCAAATTTGTTATTTGAGCGAGCAACATCGCCAAGATGACAGCCGTGCCAATCAAGATGAGCTAAGCCTGACTGATATTCTAAATCAGATTCGTAGTCAGACGGTCAGCTGGGCAGCGATTGATAGGCTTAAAGCCACACAAAATAACCAAGTGCAGGCACATCGCACCAGATTGTACACGCATAACATCGATGTGGATCGCATCAATGATGATGAGCTGGTTACTTTGTCGGGCAAAAGCGTGTGCTTTAAAGCGGTGGTGTCTGGCGACAAAGCCTTGATAGAAATGCTTTTAAAAGGCGTGCGAGCACCGCAAGAGCTGACTCTAAAAGTCGGTGCCAAAGTCATGTTTGTCAAAAATATGCCAAACTTGGGTGTTTATAATGGCACGATGGGCGTGGTGGCGTATTTTGTTGGGGCTGGCGGTCAAAAATATGATGGCAGTAGTGACATTCCTGCCTCTGCCTATCCTGTGGTACGCCTCAATAATGGTGGTGAGGTCAATGCAACGCCAGAAGACTGGACCATCGAGGACGCTGACGGTGGTGTTTTGGCAAGTTTAAGCCAAGTGCCACTTTGTTTGGCGTGGGCAATCACCATTCATAAATCACAGGGCATGACCTTAGACGCTGCTGAAATTGATTTATCCAAAACCTTTGAAATGGGGCAAGGCTATGTGGCATTGTCTCGTCTAAAATCATTGGACGGTCTAAAACTGCTGGGATTAAATACCAAAAGTTTATTGTTAGATGAGTGGGTGCAAAGGGTGGATAGGCGACTGCTTGAACTTTCTGATGAACAAGAACAGCAGTTTTTGGCATTGGACGACAAGACAGTGACGGACATTCATCAAGCCTTCATTAAAGTCTGCGGTGGTCTTGATGATGTCAAGAAAATCTCTTTAAATGAACAAATCATCGTCAAGCAAACACATCAAAAACGACAGCAAGAACAACAACATCACGATGGATTTCATGATGGCGTGCGTGAAACTTTATCCTTGGTCAAAGAGGGTCTTAGCATCAGTCAAATCGCACAAAAAAGAGCCTATGCTGAATCTACCATCATCGGACATCTAGATAAGATTGTTGCCAAGATGCCACAGCTTGATTATTCAGCAATACGCCCAGAGCAGAGCATCGTTGATGCGGTGAAAGAGGCGTTTGAAAAACTTGACGCACAAGGCGAGTTCATCGAAGGAATCAGGCTAAGACCGATATTTGAAGAGCTGCGTGAAGTGTATAGCTACAATCAAATCAGGCTGGCGTTGGTGTTCATTGATAAATCCAGCCAACAAGCCGATAAGGAGGGCTAA
- a CDS encoding NAD(P)H-dependent oxidoreductase — translation MSNILVISAHQDLNTSVSNKLILNELQNHFGDKISVRRLSDLYPDYQIDVKAEQDALIGADVVLLQYPTFWFNTPAILKKWLDDVWLYGFAYGEGGDKLHGKKFLVSTTTGSGENTYNGQIVATIDDLVKPVKHSALYAGFDWQGVYPLYGALYIQGVHNDEHLAQLQNNAKNHSNTLIEKLEALL, via the coding sequence ATGTCCAATATTTTGGTTATTTCTGCCCACCAAGATTTAAATACTTCGGTCAGCAACAAGCTGATATTAAATGAATTGCAAAACCATTTTGGCGATAAAATCAGCGTTCGCCGTCTGTCTGATTTATACCCTGATTATCAAATTGATGTTAAGGCAGAGCAGGACGCCTTGATTGGGGCGGATGTGGTGCTACTACAATACCCCACCTTTTGGTTTAATACCCCTGCCATTTTAAAAAAATGGCTGGACGATGTGTGGCTGTATGGCTTTGCCTATGGTGAGGGTGGTGATAAACTGCACGGCAAAAAATTTCTTGTTTCTACCACCACAGGCTCAGGCGAAAATACCTACAATGGGCAGATTGTGGCGACCATTGATGATTTGGTCAAACCTGTTAAGCATTCTGCACTTTATGCAGGTTTTGACTGGCAGGGCGTGTATCCTTTGTATGGGGCTTTGTATATACAAGGCGTGCATAATGATGAGCATTTGGCACAATTACAAAATAATGCCAAAAATCATAGCAACACTTTGATTGAAAAATTAGAAGCATTACTTTGA
- a CDS encoding nuclear transport factor 2 family protein — MKKLILSVLVANVALTGCQTVSNVANPAKASVSTAQSKTERNKANAIAFYEMAFNQHKVAEATAKYVGDTYLQHNPTVGDGGQAFIDAFVPFLKQHPKSSAKIHRVIAEGDLVVLHVHSQLDENDRGEAVVDIFRFDDNGKIVEHWDTIQAVPEKTVSGRSMF; from the coding sequence ATGAAAAAACTTATCCTATCTGTCCTAGTGGCAAACGTGGCTTTGACAGGCTGTCAGACGGTGTCTAATGTCGCCAATCCAGCCAAAGCCAGCGTATCTACCGCACAAAGCAAAACCGAACGCAACAAAGCCAATGCCATTGCATTTTATGAAATGGCATTTAATCAGCACAAAGTTGCCGAAGCCACAGCCAAATATGTGGGAGATACCTATTTGCAACACAATCCAACCGTAGGGGACGGTGGTCAAGCCTTTATTGATGCTTTTGTGCCATTTTTAAAACAGCACCCCAAATCGTCTGCCAAAATCCACCGTGTGATTGCCGAAGGTGATTTGGTGGTGTTGCACGTTCATAGCCAGCTTGATGAAAATGATAGGGGCGAAGCGGTGGTGGATATTTTCCGTTTTGACGACAACGGCAAAATCGTTGAGCATTGGGATACCATTCAAGCCGTACCCGAAAAAACCGTGAGCGGGCGTTCGATGTTTTAA
- a CDS encoding winged helix-turn-helix transcriptional regulator: MRDFDKGRVLSKDCPSRLILNHLTSRWGVLVMIVLLDGTKRFSEIRREIEGVSERMLSETLKQLEKDGMLIRKSYNTVPPHTDYTLTEYGRQAAQKIDALVDWLENNLNGILASQG; this comes from the coding sequence ATGAGAGACTTTGACAAAGGACGAGTATTGTCCAAAGATTGTCCCAGCCGTTTGATTTTAAATCACTTAACCAGCCGTTGGGGCGTGCTTGTGATGATTGTGCTACTTGACGGTACAAAGCGGTTTAGTGAGATTCGCCGTGAAATTGAAGGCGTGAGTGAACGAATGTTATCGGAGACTTTAAAGCAATTAGAGAAAGATGGCATGCTGATTCGCAAATCCTACAACACCGTGCCACCGCATACCGATTATACTTTGACCGAATATGGGCGGCAGGCAGCACAAAAAATTGATGCGTTGGTGGATTGGCTTGAAAATAATCTCAATGGTATTTTGGCGAGCCAAGGTTAA
- a CDS encoding NAD(P)H-dependent oxidoreductase — MTFFNKDDILNAFHYRASTRSYDGNKKISDDDFHAILEMGRLSPSSVGSEPWQFLVLQNANLRQKLKPYCWGIPTMETSSHIVAILAKKNARYDTPYFGQIMDRRGLTGEAREKALAVYKKFQTEDIAILENDRSLYDWASKQTYIALANMMTGAAMMGIDSCPIEGFAYKEVNDILANEGLFDPAEWAVSVMVTFGYRDKDIKPKARKAFDEVVKFVE; from the coding sequence ATGACCTTTTTCAACAAAGACGATATTTTAAACGCATTTCATTACCGTGCCTCCACTCGCTCGTACGATGGCAATAAGAAAATCAGTGATGACGATTTTCACGCCATTTTGGAAATGGGGCGACTCTCCCCAAGCTCGGTAGGCTCTGAGCCTTGGCAATTTTTGGTATTGCAAAATGCCAATTTACGCCAAAAATTAAAACCTTACTGCTGGGGTATTCCCACGATGGAAACTTCAAGTCATATTGTGGCGATTTTGGCAAAGAAAAACGCCCGCTATGACACGCCTTATTTTGGGCAGATTATGGACAGGCGGGGCTTAACTGGCGAGGCTCGTGAAAAAGCGTTGGCGGTGTACAAAAAATTCCAAACAGAAGACATTGCCATTTTGGAGAATGATCGCAGTCTATACGATTGGGCAAGCAAACAAACTTACATCGCCCTTGCCAATATGATGACGGGGGCGGCGATGATGGGTATTGATTCTTGTCCGATTGAAGGTTTTGCCTACAAAGAAGTCAATGACATCTTGGCAAATGAAGGCTTGTTTGACCCTGCCGAGTGGGCGGTGTCGGTGATGGTAACTTTTGGCTATCGTGATAAAGACATCAAGCCAAAGGCACGCAAAGCCTTTGATGAAGTGGTGAAATTTGTGGAATAA
- a CDS encoding TonB-dependent receptor plug domain-containing protein, translated as MSNFITKTLTTKPWLKSFWVSPLALSISAISYADTHTETAALDSSPVVDLGELTITATRANTKLNESAQKVLIIDRQTIDNQLLAGDDMSQALFKLIPGYAPPTGNMGSVSESFRGREVLFMIDGVPQSNPLRDGSRENRTIDLSMVERIEVIYGASSEHGLGATGGIINFITKKNRGDGLKQSLSIGVNTAKNFEGEGLGGDVRYQASFGGEKLDGLVALKYGKEGMYYGADDRLVGTYGNQGDVMNASHYDVLAKVGYAFDDNKRLSASVNHYFLEGSQEYVNDSSQRNRAIKRTDTSVKRTGAPDGLDPYNKVLTANVVYQDDDFLSGRLTA; from the coding sequence ATGTCTAACTTTATCACCAAAACACTGACAACCAAACCTTGGCTTAAATCCTTTTGGGTGTCGCCACTAGCCTTGTCTATCTCTGCAATCAGCTATGCTGATACCCATACCGAGACTGCGGCTCTTGATAGCAGCCCAGTAGTGGATTTGGGCGAATTGACCATTACCGCCACTCGTGCCAATACCAAGCTCAATGAATCTGCCCAAAAGGTGCTTATCATTGACAGGCAGACCATAGATAACCAGCTGTTGGCGGGCGATGATATGTCGCAAGCACTGTTTAAACTGATTCCCGGCTACGCACCACCGACAGGGAATATGGGGTCGGTGTCCGAGAGTTTTCGTGGGCGGGAAGTGTTATTTATGATTGATGGCGTGCCACAGTCCAATCCTTTAAGAGACGGTAGCCGTGAGAACCGCACCATTGATTTGTCTATGGTGGAGCGGATAGAGGTCATCTATGGGGCAAGCTCTGAGCACGGCTTGGGGGCGACAGGTGGTATCATCAACTTTATTACCAAAAAGAATCGTGGCGATGGTCTAAAGCAGAGCCTAAGCATCGGTGTCAATACTGCCAAAAACTTTGAAGGCGAGGGCTTGGGCGGTGATGTGCGTTATCAGGCGAGCTTTGGTGGCGAAAAACTGGACGGACTTGTGGCACTCAAATATGGCAAGGAAGGTATGTACTATGGGGCTGATGACCGCCTTGTCGGCACTTATGGCAATCAAGGCGATGTGATGAATGCCAGTCATTATGATGTGTTAGCGAAAGTCGGCTATGCCTTTGATGACAACAAACGCCTAAGTGCCAGCGTCAATCATTATTTTTTGGAAGGCTCACAAGAATATGTCAATGACAGCAGCCAAAGAAACCGTGCCATAAAACGCACCGATACCAGCGTCAAGCGGACAGGTGCACCCGACGGGCTAGACCCGTATAATAAGGTGCTAACCGCCAATGTTGTTTATCAAGACGATGATTTTTTGAGCGGACGACTGACAGCATAG